A window from Marinagarivorans cellulosilyticus encodes these proteins:
- a CDS encoding hybrid sensor histidine kinase/response regulator, translated as MPSYAIFEGYPETNIRFDTISMEELEFQGDRIGIIQSITQGAQGYMWFGGSNGLARYDGRNFRIFQRQENTLFALASNEVTRLLVDHNNQLWVATRHGLFVYEQQREGFSRFNPPNAPAWVKNMSITSVALDPNNRLYIGTEQGVVAISADRQTLQLFTSRNADEKPATNRVQSLLYDQGRLLVGTLSDGLYRLDSQQGDYAPYPVPAAHAQALSSAGVFDMLRDQQGRLWLASMVRPPIRLDPDGSVHFLNHAQNPKYSAGLRSVWRLFERRNGEIWLSSDNAGIAIFDEPSQRFVFHRHDPYAAHSISSNQVRSFYEDNQGDIWLGTFNSEINHLNRAKSNFITLKYQPNKSSLSHNGTLALAASQKGGLWVGTEKGLNYFEPKSQQFTVYTTENTQGRLVSDTVLSVVEDSKGTLWLGTTQGGIITFDSQSKSFSNKTIQEKSIRATGINFIWNILLDEDNLWAGTLFEGLFKLDRNGKVLEHYQSDDKNPATLPSNYIYRTLDDGLGNLWLGTMDGLSILNKRQKTLKHVALPDKPPNNNTAYNITSLFMDSLLRVWVGVQGEGIYVFHRDGSFITLINTASGLQSAVASSFVEDTEGQIWAGTQNGIARINPQTFQVTMFQKQHGVANNNHNRNASLITPQGYIYIGSSGGITVFNPKRFAPAAKPSPVIVQSLQVNNIAVHPSPQNALLRQSISQTKQLTLNHQHTTFSFGVAHLNMRTAKFSQFSYYLEGLEDNWGAATRSARAVYTNIPAGRYIFRLKAVDEHGLASANEIALPVHILPAPWRTWWAYSIYGLVLLALLAMLYKHKQKQLELTQERALNTELRKVAKLKNTFLANTSHELRTPLNGVLGLAEQLVDYGERQQDNTVLHSAKNIQSSGKRLLNTINDVLDFSKLEAQSLTLQRQPLNILQVTSEVLLLLPIPKHIQILNQLNPCSPNIYADANRLRQILLNIVGNAIKYTQEGRITFKNSFDQHTMTLEVQDTGLGIDADIIERVFDGLNHKSYNHGEEQGGIGLGLSITKQLIELHGGQINVHSNKGEGTRVRFTLPITRDKTTTGVASVAQPADKPSAVISPPIEAASHTKPLILIVDDEAINRMVLIGMLKAEYDVIEAETGKAALEQLRANPEVVLVLMDIMMPEMNGFEACAALRRNFNEQQLPVIFVTAREVETDKTTAQKMGGNGFLSKPVNRKTLLSEIKPYISN; from the coding sequence GTGCCCAGCTACGCCATTTTTGAGGGCTACCCCGAAACCAATATACGCTTTGACACAATCTCCATGGAAGAGCTTGAATTTCAAGGCGACCGCATTGGTATTATTCAGAGCATTACCCAAGGTGCGCAAGGCTATATGTGGTTTGGGGGCAGCAACGGTCTTGCGCGTTACGACGGTCGCAATTTTCGGATATTTCAACGGCAAGAAAACACGCTATTTGCGCTGGCCAGTAACGAAGTCACACGTTTGCTGGTGGATCACAATAATCAATTGTGGGTAGCGACACGGCACGGGCTATTTGTGTACGAACAGCAAAGGGAGGGCTTTAGCCGTTTTAACCCGCCGAATGCGCCGGCATGGGTTAAAAATATGAGCATTACCTCTGTTGCGCTAGACCCGAATAACCGCTTGTACATAGGCACCGAACAAGGCGTTGTTGCGATATCGGCAGACAGGCAAACCTTGCAGTTATTCACGTCGCGCAATGCTGACGAAAAACCGGCTACTAACCGTGTTCAGTCGCTGCTTTACGACCAAGGTCGCCTATTAGTTGGCACATTAAGCGATGGTCTTTATAGGCTGGACTCACAACAAGGCGATTATGCGCCTTATCCCGTGCCCGCGGCTCATGCCCAAGCACTAAGTAGTGCTGGTGTATTCGATATGCTGCGCGACCAGCAAGGGCGGCTTTGGTTGGCCTCTATGGTGCGCCCGCCTATTCGGTTAGATCCAGACGGTAGTGTGCATTTTCTTAACCATGCTCAAAACCCAAAATATTCTGCAGGGCTTAGGTCTGTTTGGCGGTTATTCGAGCGCCGCAATGGTGAAATTTGGCTGTCTAGCGATAACGCAGGTATTGCCATTTTTGATGAACCAAGCCAGCGGTTTGTTTTTCATCGGCACGACCCTTATGCCGCCCACAGTATTTCCTCGAATCAAGTGCGCAGCTTTTACGAAGATAACCAAGGCGACATTTGGCTGGGTACTTTTAACTCTGAAATAAATCATTTAAACCGCGCCAAAAGTAATTTTATTACTTTGAAGTACCAGCCCAATAAAAGCAGCCTAAGCCACAATGGCACATTGGCGTTAGCGGCCAGCCAAAAAGGTGGGCTGTGGGTGGGCACTGAAAAAGGGCTAAATTATTTTGAGCCCAAAAGCCAACAATTTACGGTTTATACCACAGAGAATACGCAAGGCCGGTTGGTATCCGATACTGTTCTTTCGGTTGTAGAAGACAGTAAAGGCACCCTTTGGTTGGGCACGACTCAGGGCGGCATTATTACGTTTGATTCGCAATCAAAAAGCTTTAGCAATAAAACCATTCAAGAAAAGTCCATACGTGCTACTGGTATTAATTTTATTTGGAACATACTGCTAGACGAAGATAACCTGTGGGCAGGCACCCTATTTGAGGGCCTGTTTAAATTAGACCGCAACGGCAAAGTATTAGAGCATTACCAAAGTGATGATAAAAACCCAGCGACCTTACCGTCTAATTACATTTATAGAACACTCGATGATGGCTTAGGTAATTTGTGGTTGGGTACAATGGATGGCTTATCTATTTTAAATAAACGCCAAAAAACATTAAAGCATGTTGCACTACCCGATAAACCACCAAATAACAATACCGCGTACAACATTACCAGCTTATTTATGGATAGCTTGTTGCGCGTATGGGTAGGGGTGCAAGGCGAGGGGATTTATGTGTTCCATCGCGATGGTTCGTTTATTACTTTAATTAACACCGCCTCTGGCCTGCAATCGGCTGTGGCGAGTAGTTTTGTTGAAGATACAGAAGGCCAAATATGGGCGGGCACTCAAAACGGCATTGCACGTATAAATCCACAGACTTTTCAGGTAACCATGTTCCAAAAACAGCATGGTGTAGCGAATAATAACCACAACCGCAATGCAAGCTTAATCACCCCACAAGGGTATATTTATATTGGCAGCTCTGGTGGTATAACGGTATTTAACCCAAAGCGCTTTGCTCCTGCGGCAAAGCCCAGCCCCGTTATTGTTCAAAGCTTGCAGGTAAACAATATAGCGGTACACCCCAGCCCACAAAACGCGCTATTGCGGCAAAGCATTAGCCAAACTAAGCAGCTTACGCTAAACCACCAGCACACAACGTTTAGTTTTGGCGTTGCGCATTTAAATATGCGCACAGCTAAATTTAGCCAGTTTAGTTATTACCTTGAAGGGTTAGAAGATAATTGGGGGGCTGCTACGCGCAGTGCTCGTGCGGTGTATACCAATATTCCTGCTGGGCGTTATATTTTTAGGTTAAAAGCGGTGGATGAACACGGGCTAGCCAGCGCTAATGAAATTGCCCTGCCTGTGCATATTTTACCTGCGCCATGGCGAACGTGGTGGGCGTATAGCATTTACGGTTTGGTGTTATTAGCCTTGTTGGCCATGTTGTATAAACATAAACAAAAACAGTTAGAGCTAACCCAAGAACGGGCGTTAAATACGGAGCTTAGAAAAGTCGCCAAGCTTAAAAATACATTTCTTGCTAACACTTCACACGAGCTTCGCACGCCGTTAAATGGTGTGCTGGGGTTGGCAGAGCAGCTGGTGGATTATGGCGAACGCCAGCAAGACAATACCGTACTGCATAGTGCTAAGAATATACAAAGCAGTGGCAAACGTTTGTTAAACACTATTAACGATGTTTTGGATTTTTCTAAACTCGAAGCGCAAAGCTTAACGCTGCAGCGCCAGCCTTTAAATATACTGCAGGTGACAAGCGAAGTATTATTGCTATTGCCCATTCCTAAGCATATTCAAATTCTTAATCAGCTTAACCCCTGCTCGCCAAATATTTATGCCGATGCCAATCGGCTTCGGCAAATTTTGTTAAATATTGTTGGCAACGCCATTAAATACACGCAAGAAGGTCGCATTACGTTTAAAAATAGTTTTGATCAGCACACAATGACACTTGAGGTACAAGACACCGGCCTAGGTATTGATGCCGATATTATCGAGCGCGTTTTTGATGGCCTTAATCACAAAAGCTACAACCATGGTGAAGAGCAAGGTGGCATAGGTTTAGGATTATCGATTACCAAACAACTGATCGAGCTGCACGGCGGCCAGATAAATGTGCATTCAAATAAGGGTGAAGGTACGCGAGTGCGCTTTACCCTGCCAATAACTCGCGATAAAACCACAACAGGCGTTGCCAGTGTAGCCCAGCCTGCCGATAAGCCGAGTGCTGTTATATCGCCACCTATTGAAGCGGCATCGCATACAAAACCACTGATTTTGATTGTCGATGATGAAGCCATTAATCGCATGGTATTAATCGGCATGCTTAAAGCTGAATACGATGTTATTGAAGCTGAAACCGGCAAAGCTGCTTTGGAGCAGTTGCGCGCCAACCCAGAGGTTGTATTGGTATTGATGGATATCATGATGCCTGAAATGAACGGCTTTGAAGCCTGTGCAGCACTGCGCCGGAATTTTAACGAGCAGCAACTGCCAGTGATTTTTGTAACTGCCCGTGAGGTAGAAACGGATAAAACTACCGCACAAAAGATGGGCGGTAATGGGTTTTTGTCGAAGCCAGTTAATCGTAAAACGCTATTATCTGAAATTAAGCCTTACATCTCGAATTAG
- a CDS encoding phytase → MKLHNSLFSHFFLVITLALAACSQQPTGPQATTQIPHGQAPKTTAVAWQPAHIVANQQTAILAYHALASNGENRFKLVSHSQNGMQVLTHKNQVVATLAGTFDSLDQRLLPNSTEQWLVSGVDTTTQKVVLSVFTNSDTNFSQPISLPKRDFALAGACLYQNEGNSFVFVVGEDGYGEQWLVATGGTLLNKAQRIRAIPMPPEAEYCQADDASSTLFVNEETVGLWAYPAKAEAQTRRQPVALVAPFGALAQSAGNMAVIAGGVAILDPDAAALQIYQPVNEGWALRHKFSLGNISDPKQLHLQLADNHITALVRDDDAGAWFQSTWLQSTWIQSSLPFTTPYSNQSKATSLNPTALPIVYPQAETAPVAHHGDAADDPAIWIHPSKPSQSLILGTNKKAGLQVYTLAGEQVQSLPIGRLNNVDLRSHVTVGNSGKKISIAAASHRDHNSISLFTINNNGQVAFHSDVATPIAEIYGLCLYQPNTHELYAFANGKDGLVIQYHIAVSEKAGNIQLAGKEVRRFELATQPEGCVADDANQQLFIGEEDVGVWRLSANPEGSVKREMILPVGDTLKDDVEGLALYNDKTRNRPLLVISSQGNDSYIVMDSQAPYTIRTVLRVGINAALGIDGASETDGLDVTSANLGGPWSEGFLVVQDGHNRMPEEPQNFKVIPWSEIAPLLK, encoded by the coding sequence ATGAAATTGCACAACTCTCTTTTTAGCCACTTTTTCTTAGTGATCACTTTGGCGTTAGCCGCTTGTTCGCAGCAGCCAACTGGCCCACAAGCCACTACCCAAATACCCCATGGGCAGGCCCCAAAAACCACTGCAGTCGCTTGGCAGCCAGCACATATTGTGGCCAATCAACAAACCGCTATTTTGGCTTACCACGCCTTAGCGAGTAACGGTGAAAACCGTTTTAAGCTGGTAAGTCACAGCCAAAATGGTATGCAAGTGCTTACACACAAAAACCAAGTTGTTGCCACCTTGGCCGGTACTTTTGATAGCTTAGACCAGCGTTTGCTACCCAACAGCACCGAACAATGGTTGGTATCAGGCGTTGATACGACAACGCAGAAAGTGGTACTTAGCGTTTTTACAAATAGCGATACCAACTTTAGCCAACCCATCTCGCTGCCCAAACGCGACTTTGCCCTAGCCGGTGCTTGCTTGTATCAAAACGAAGGTAACAGCTTTGTTTTTGTCGTGGGTGAAGATGGCTATGGTGAACAATGGCTGGTCGCTACGGGCGGTACACTTTTAAATAAAGCCCAGCGTATTCGGGCTATTCCCATGCCACCGGAAGCAGAGTACTGCCAAGCCGATGATGCCAGCAGTACACTGTTTGTGAATGAAGAAACTGTAGGGCTATGGGCTTACCCCGCCAAAGCCGAAGCACAAACCCGCCGCCAACCCGTCGCCCTTGTTGCCCCTTTTGGCGCACTGGCGCAAAGCGCAGGGAATATGGCTGTTATTGCTGGCGGCGTTGCTATCCTCGACCCAGACGCTGCAGCGCTGCAAATTTACCAACCCGTAAACGAAGGCTGGGCACTCCGCCATAAGTTTTCACTCGGCAACATCAGCGACCCAAAACAACTTCATTTACAGCTGGCCGATAACCACATTACCGCGCTGGTGCGCGATGACGATGCCGGCGCTTGGTTCCAAAGTACTTGGTTACAAAGCACTTGGATTCAAAGCAGCCTGCCTTTTACTACACCGTACAGCAACCAAAGCAAGGCCACATCACTCAACCCAACAGCGTTACCCATAGTTTACCCGCAAGCTGAAACCGCTCCGGTTGCGCACCACGGCGATGCCGCCGATGACCCCGCCATTTGGATTCACCCAAGCAAACCTTCGCAGTCGCTCATTTTAGGCACAAATAAAAAAGCCGGTTTGCAGGTATACACACTGGCCGGCGAACAGGTCCAATCGCTGCCGATAGGCAGGCTCAATAACGTGGACCTGCGCAGCCATGTAACAGTTGGCAACAGCGGTAAAAAAATTAGCATTGCTGCCGCCAGCCATCGCGATCACAACAGCATTAGTTTGTTTACCATTAACAATAATGGGCAGGTGGCATTCCACAGCGACGTGGCCACGCCCATTGCCGAAATTTACGGCCTGTGCCTTTACCAACCCAATACCCATGAGCTTTACGCTTTTGCTAATGGTAAAGACGGCTTGGTGATTCAATACCACATTGCGGTATCTGAAAAAGCGGGGAATATTCAACTCGCAGGTAAAGAAGTGCGACGCTTTGAACTAGCCACACAACCCGAAGGCTGCGTGGCCGACGACGCCAACCAACAGCTCTTTATTGGCGAAGAAGACGTTGGGGTTTGGCGCTTATCCGCGAACCCTGAAGGCTCGGTCAAACGCGAAATGATTTTGCCCGTTGGCGACACCTTGAAAGACGATGTAGAAGGTTTAGCCTTGTATAACGACAAAACTCGTAATCGCCCTTTGTTGGTTATATCCAGCCAAGGCAACGATAGTTATATTGTAATGGATAGCCAAGCCCCGTATACCATACGCACTGTATTGCGGGTGGGTATTAATGCAGCACTGGGTATTGATGGCGCCTCCGAAACCGATGGCTTAGACGTAACATCGGCAAATTTGGGCGGCCCTTGGAGCGAAGGCTTTTTAGTGGTACAAGACGGCCACAATCGCATGCCCGAGGAACCACAAAACTTCAAGGTTATCCCTTGGAGCGAAATCGCACCTTTATTGAAATAG
- a CDS encoding TonB-dependent receptor, translated as MLPSPNAKPETNMTIYRKTLLQFSQKRFFKSLAVATTGLASFSGTSVFADTDHTANATNKAPLLEQTLVIGQGASMDNAIQKQRQADAIKSVISADAVAQLPDDNVAEAMQRLPGVTIERDQGEGRFVSVRGLGPDLNSVSINGAIIPSPNAGSRAVALDVVPSELVQTLSVVKAATPDMDANSLGGNIEVESLSGFDHQDSFFTAKVEGGYDSNVEKTSPKVSGAYSNRFGGSQKDTFAIAAAISWQDRDFGSDNIETGGAWDGDQLEELEQRDYQINRERLGLGLNLDYKWSENSSVYLRSLYSEFSDTETRNAAGLEFEDPLAVNQTGPAEGWRELKERKETQKIQSYVIGGDWKRGKWTLDAQLGLSKSSEDTPGHIAGAGFEGSDSFGNTGFNTTRLPVAQADEAFYNANQFELDEVEWAEQYTSDNNSSFKLNAARQYDLSGWDSSVKFGGKYSTREKDNDTTVWKYDDFESNGIEAEQRLLSYHQGPDVDYSLGRYGPSIESLGLKQIIAGMSADDFYDEEESRIEDFVIQEDLAAAYIMNTMDKDQWRIIYGVRYEATELNAQGTQWEDDAYSPRNIDTDYDHLLPSIHVRYKAGENTQFRAAWTNTVVRPTFDQLMPGFAVDDNEAEFGNPELEALESSNIDFGIEHFLGRAGILSAFVFYKQIDNFVYETDVSSQSPWTEYSEAITYVNGDSADLYGFELAWSQQLVDLPAPWDNLLMGINFTSSRSSTEINNGNETREIDLPYQADMIGNALLGWENETFSIRLTANHKSSYLQEVAVLDGAPFDLYLDSQTFLDLGAHYYITPQLRLSVEAKNMTDEAYYVYTGNKPFNAQYEEYGPTYKLGITFTAR; from the coding sequence ATGCTGCCTTCTCCCAATGCCAAACCGGAAACCAACATGACGATTTACCGCAAAACACTACTGCAATTTAGCCAAAAACGTTTTTTCAAAAGCTTGGCGGTAGCCACCACTGGGCTGGCGAGCTTTTCAGGTACCAGTGTATTTGCCGATACAGACCATACCGCTAACGCAACGAACAAAGCGCCGCTTTTAGAGCAAACCTTAGTAATTGGCCAAGGCGCCAGCATGGATAACGCCATTCAAAAGCAGCGCCAAGCGGATGCCATAAAAAGCGTTATCAGTGCCGATGCCGTTGCCCAATTGCCTGACGATAACGTTGCTGAAGCCATGCAACGATTACCCGGCGTTACCATCGAGCGCGACCAAGGCGAGGGCCGGTTTGTTAGCGTGCGCGGCTTGGGGCCAGACTTAAACAGCGTCAGCATCAACGGGGCAATTATTCCATCCCCCAATGCCGGCAGCCGAGCGGTCGCACTGGATGTTGTACCTTCGGAATTGGTCCAAACACTGTCTGTCGTTAAGGCCGCCACCCCCGATATGGACGCCAACTCACTCGGTGGCAATATTGAGGTTGAAAGCTTATCGGGCTTTGACCACCAGGATAGCTTTTTCACCGCCAAGGTCGAGGGCGGCTACGATTCAAACGTCGAAAAAACCAGCCCTAAAGTTTCGGGCGCCTACAGCAATCGCTTTGGTGGCAGCCAAAAAGATACCTTTGCCATTGCAGCAGCCATAAGCTGGCAAGACCGCGATTTTGGCTCTGACAATATTGAAACCGGTGGTGCTTGGGACGGTGATCAACTTGAAGAACTCGAACAACGCGACTACCAAATCAACCGCGAACGCTTAGGCCTTGGCCTAAACCTCGACTATAAATGGAGCGAAAACAGCAGCGTTTATTTGCGTAGCCTGTACAGCGAATTTTCCGATACCGAAACCCGCAATGCCGCCGGTTTAGAGTTTGAAGACCCGCTAGCCGTTAACCAAACCGGCCCCGCTGAAGGCTGGCGCGAATTAAAGGAGCGCAAAGAAACACAAAAAATTCAATCGTACGTTATCGGTGGCGACTGGAAGCGCGGTAAATGGACTCTTGACGCGCAATTGGGTTTGAGCAAATCATCAGAAGATACACCAGGCCATATTGCTGGTGCTGGCTTTGAAGGCTCCGATAGCTTTGGCAATACCGGTTTTAACACTACCCGCCTACCCGTTGCCCAAGCCGACGAAGCATTTTATAACGCCAACCAATTTGAGTTAGACGAAGTTGAATGGGCCGAACAGTACACCAGTGATAACAACTCTAGCTTTAAGCTAAATGCCGCACGCCAATACGACCTTAGCGGTTGGGATTCCAGCGTTAAATTCGGTGGCAAATACAGTACTCGCGAAAAAGATAACGATACTACGGTATGGAAATATGATGATTTTGAAAGTAATGGCATCGAGGCAGAGCAACGCTTATTAAGCTACCACCAAGGCCCAGACGTGGACTACAGCTTAGGCCGCTATGGCCCCAGCATAGAAAGCTTAGGCTTGAAGCAAATAATTGCCGGAATGAGCGCCGACGACTTTTATGACGAAGAGGAGTCGCGCATTGAAGACTTCGTTATTCAAGAAGACCTGGCCGCAGCGTACATCATGAATACCATGGATAAAGACCAGTGGCGAATCATTTACGGCGTACGCTACGAAGCTACCGAGCTTAACGCACAAGGCACTCAATGGGAGGATGACGCCTATTCACCACGCAACATAGATACCGACTACGATCACTTGTTGCCCTCTATTCACGTACGTTACAAAGCCGGTGAAAACACACAATTTCGCGCAGCTTGGACCAATACAGTCGTCCGGCCAACCTTTGACCAATTAATGCCTGGCTTTGCTGTTGACGACAACGAAGCTGAGTTTGGTAACCCAGAGCTAGAAGCACTGGAGTCATCAAATATCGATTTTGGTATTGAACACTTTTTAGGCCGAGCCGGTATCTTGTCTGCTTTTGTGTTTTACAAACAAATCGATAACTTCGTTTACGAAACCGATGTTTCGAGCCAATCCCCCTGGACCGAATACAGCGAAGCCATCACCTATGTGAATGGCGATAGTGCCGATTTATACGGTTTTGAATTAGCTTGGTCACAGCAACTGGTCGACTTGCCCGCGCCATGGGATAACCTGCTAATGGGCATTAACTTTACCAGCAGCCGCTCTAGCACCGAGATAAACAATGGCAACGAAACCCGCGAGATCGACTTGCCCTACCAAGCCGATATGATCGGAAATGCATTGCTTGGGTGGGAAAACGAAACCTTTAGCATTCGCTTAACGGCCAATCACAAATCTAGCTACCTACAAGAAGTCGCCGTCTTAGATGGCGCACCTTTCGATTTATATTTAGATTCGCAAACCTTTTTGGATTTGGGTGCTCACTATTACATCACCCCGCAGTTACGCCTAAGCGTAGAAGCTAAGAATATGACTGATGAAGCCTATTATGTTTACACCGGGAACAAGCCCTTTAACGCGCAGTACGAAGAGTATGGCCCAACTTACAAGCTGGGCATTACCTTTACTGCTCGTTAA
- a CDS encoding GGDEF domain-containing protein translates to MLVSTACGLLVAYAMAGEFKPLGQWSAADVVGEGGSCVLAFVWLCLMLKSRPAGRVTQLLTTGLGLMFLAWWADCLDEFIALPDAFYWDHWLESAPMVIGVLVLTYGLYHWHHEQLAISAQLQKRERLFREHLAFDHLTPLAGARYLKKQLAICLKQSQQKGDALSLIAFDLNGFDAINQCYGHSEGDAVLQAVSQLVLLNLRQQDLLCRLAGDRFVILLPSTSEKQAQIMAAELTESIECFAYKTQNVGERLYLKAATAVVKAGDEDQQQLLQRLNIALTNSKQPIALRA, encoded by the coding sequence TTGCTGGTTAGCACGGCTTGCGGGCTATTGGTGGCCTATGCCATGGCGGGTGAATTCAAGCCGTTGGGGCAGTGGTCGGCGGCGGATGTTGTGGGTGAAGGTGGTAGTTGTGTGCTGGCATTTGTATGGCTGTGTTTAATGCTCAAGAGTCGGCCAGCTGGCCGAGTGACGCAGCTATTAACCACTGGCCTTGGGCTTATGTTTTTAGCGTGGTGGGCCGATTGCCTAGATGAATTTATAGCATTGCCCGACGCTTTTTATTGGGATCACTGGCTGGAGTCGGCGCCGATGGTAATTGGTGTGTTGGTCTTAACCTATGGTTTGTACCACTGGCACCATGAGCAATTGGCAATTAGCGCGCAGCTGCAAAAACGCGAACGTTTGTTTCGCGAGCACTTAGCGTTTGATCATTTAACCCCGTTAGCCGGCGCGCGTTATTTAAAAAAGCAGTTGGCAATTTGCTTAAAGCAGAGCCAACAAAAGGGCGATGCGTTATCGCTTATAGCGTTCGACCTGAATGGTTTTGATGCTATTAATCAGTGTTATGGCCACAGTGAAGGCGATGCGGTATTGCAGGCAGTAAGCCAGCTTGTATTGCTGAATTTACGCCAGCAAGATTTATTGTGCCGTTTAGCTGGTGATCGCTTTGTAATATTGCTACCGAGTACTAGCGAAAAACAAGCGCAAATAATGGCCGCAGAACTTACAGAATCCATAGAGTGCTTTGCTTATAAAACCCAAAACGTTGGCGAGCGGTTGTATTTAAAGGCCGCAACGGCGGTTGTAAAAGCTGGCGACGAGGATCAACAACAGCTTTTACAACGATTAAATATTGCTTTGACCAATAGCAAACAGCCAATCGCATTGCGAGCCTAG
- a CDS encoding alkaline phosphatase PhoX, which produces MTTRRKVLSHAMVAMATAPSLSRATTTKPAVPNLDDTWLDEAHQATLPKGTTLRIVAKSSQQPAAKSNYLWHGAPDGGACFSTPDGGWIYVSNSEMPNNTGGCGAIRFNQKADIVDAYSILQNTTRNCAGGVSLWNTWLSCEETDTGLVYECDPLGQKPARALPALGSFNHEAAAMDPTTGHVFLTEDKPDGCLYRFTPKKPGDLSQGTLEVGVIKNKALTLTWQAIPDPSAKKLPVRYQIKQAARFRGGEGIVYHNGSVFFTTKIDNRVWSLALDNYSLGVVYDASHFLSPVLTGVDNIEVSQNGQLLVAEDGGNMQIAALTPNGGAVPLITLHNQKASEITGPAFSPDGSKLYFSSQRGFNGKSENGITYELSLPWNAQVS; this is translated from the coding sequence ATGACAACGCGAAGAAAAGTACTCAGCCACGCGATGGTCGCAATGGCAACAGCTCCAAGCCTTAGCCGTGCCACCACAACAAAACCTGCTGTACCCAACTTGGACGACACGTGGCTAGACGAAGCCCATCAAGCCACTTTACCCAAAGGCACCACCTTAAGAATTGTTGCTAAATCTAGCCAGCAGCCTGCCGCTAAATCTAATTATTTATGGCACGGCGCGCCCGATGGCGGCGCTTGCTTTAGCACCCCAGACGGCGGTTGGATTTATGTTTCTAATAGTGAAATGCCAAATAACACCGGTGGCTGCGGCGCCATTCGCTTTAATCAAAAAGCCGACATAGTCGATGCCTACAGTATTTTACAAAATACGACTCGCAATTGTGCCGGTGGCGTAAGCTTATGGAATACCTGGCTAAGCTGCGAAGAAACGGACACAGGCCTTGTGTACGAGTGTGACCCGTTAGGCCAAAAGCCAGCCCGCGCACTGCCAGCGCTGGGGAGTTTTAATCACGAAGCCGCTGCTATGGACCCTACAACCGGTCACGTCTTTTTAACCGAAGATAAACCCGACGGTTGCCTTTACCGCTTTACCCCTAAAAAGCCGGGCGATTTAAGCCAAGGCACTTTAGAAGTGGGCGTTATCAAAAACAAAGCACTCACCTTAACCTGGCAAGCTATCCCCGACCCTTCAGCAAAAAAACTGCCGGTACGCTACCAAATAAAACAAGCGGCTCGCTTTCGTGGCGGTGAAGGTATTGTTTACCACAATGGCTCAGTATTTTTTACCACCAAAATCGATAACCGCGTATGGTCGCTGGCCTTAGATAATTATTCGCTAGGTGTCGTCTATGATGCTTCACATTTTTTAAGCCCAGTATTAACCGGCGTCGATAATATTGAAGTCAGCCAAAATGGTCAGCTACTTGTCGCCGAAGATGGCGGCAACATGCAAATCGCCGCTCTTACACCCAACGGCGGCGCCGTTCCATTAATTACACTGCACAACCAAAAAGCTTCCGAAATTACCGGCCCCGCCTTCAGCCCCGATGGCAGTAAGTTGTATTTTAGCTCCCAAAGAGGTTTTAACGGAAAGTCTGAAAATGGCATTACTTATGAATTGAGTTTGCCTTGGAATGCGCAGGTGAGTTAA